The nucleotide window ggctggttctgacaGTATCCCACAACACGGGCGATATTGCGGTATTGGCACGCCAAACGCGCCAGATGTGATGGGGCCAGCGACTTCACAGCCTGCGCGAGACCTCCCAGTTCCTACGTGGCCGTGGTTGAAGAAGGTGGTGCCAAAGACGAAGAGACTTCTTTACGTGCGATGAGTTGTTTCTATTCCTTGGGCTTGATGTTCCAGTCGGTCCGCTGTTGCCACCTGTGCCGCTGTGCGCAGAATGGGAAAGCTCGGTCTCCTTGCAAGAACACAGGGAGGAAGCACACAGAGCTATTCGCGAGAGAGTGGCCCTATTTAAACATAACTGGGCGATACGAGGAGGATCGATGACCGGCCAAACACCCACTCAACAGCTCCCTGATACCCTCCTGAGCAGTTCCTCCACAACTGTTAGGCATGAGGTGGACCTCAAGGGCACTCTTAGCATCCAGACTTTGAGTACTGCCTCAAGCTCCATAAGCCCAGTAATCGCATCGGTATCGAATATGTTGTACGTGCCAACGCATGTTGCCTCGAGACACACTTACAAATTCGGGATCATCCTCGCAAGGACTCGTTCACTGTGGAGACATGCCTCGTTGGGTCGGTACTAGACCACCCACCGTGCAAAGGCACACTTACTACTGTCACTTCCTTGTAAGGTTAGGCCATGGGGCAACCAAGTTGGAATTCATGACGCGAACTATGGTTGCTCTATGATTCTAAGGATGCACTCGAGTCTGTGACAGGACTACATTAAAACATGCAAGCAAATTCCGACTTGAGTTTCGTGGCAGTGGCCAACCTTCTGGTCCTGTTTGGGAATTTTGGAAAGGTTCTGAGGCCGTTCGCTGTTTAATTTGGAGCGTAAGGTGGGGCTGTCCAGGGTCGGCCCCACCTACCATGGGCCATTTGCGCTGTGACGGCGCGGGTTTTCTTTCGACCGTGCGCCCACACGCACGGTAGCCCTGGTCGAAATTTGGCAAATCCGGCGAAAAACCTCGAGAGTGACCGATCGAACGACGACACCGCACGACCACCTTCTTCACCACCAACTGCGACCCAACCGCGCCGTCAAAATGGTGAACGTTCCGAAGACCAGAAAAACTTTCTGCAAGGGCCGCGACTGCGGCAAGCACACCTTGCACAAGGTCACCCAGTACAAGGCCGGCAAGGCTTCGGCATTCGCGCAGGGCAAGCGCCGTTACGACCGCAAGCAGTCCGGTTACGGTGGTCAGACCAAGCCCGTCTTCCACAAGAAGGCGAAGACCACTAAGAAGATCGTGCTCCGGCTGGTGAGCTTCACCTGTTGGGAACCGGAATCTCGGATAGGGGAAGAATCGCTAAACCAGGTTGGAACAGGAATGCTCGGTGTGCAAGACCAAGAAGCAGCTTCCGCTCAAGCGGTGCAAGCACTTCGAGCTCGGGTGAGTTTCCCGCTACCTACTTAGGATTCTTTTGTTGTGTGGAGAGGGACCGCCGAAGCGACCGTTGCCGCGACGTTCGATTTGACGACCGACCTGCGAACCATCCATCCATTCGATTGAGATCACACGCGACCGATAGTTTCTACGCCAAGGGCGACAGGAATGACGGAGTTGATGGACTAGATGAGATCAGGCTGAGTGTTATCGGGGCGATGGCTCTCCAGTCGGGCATTTCCACGAGCTCCACGGGGAAGAGGCGGCGAGTCCGTGCAGCACCGCCTGGTTAGAAGGGCACACCCGGTTTGGGCGGAATGGCTCGGGAATGTTCTCGTTACTGCAGCTTCCGGATGACCCCGATTTCTGTTGCTCTGGTGTCCGAAAGAGCGAGGTGGAAGCGAGTCGGGTCAATCTTGCTCCGAGACCAACAACGCAGCGAACTCCGACGCAATCGAGTCGCACGGCGGTCCCTCATCTACGCTCGCACAGTTTCTTGCCGGACTGGTTCTGACAGATGGAAACAGTGGTGACAAGAAGACCAAGGGTGCTGCCCTCGTGTTCTAAGCGCCCAGCGGTTGGGGAAGTCGATGGTGACGAAATGAGGACATGGCTATGGTTTTTCGGAAACCGACCCTGCATGGCTCTGCCCGCCATGTGGTGCGAATCCAAACAGCGATTTCGATCTTGACATGGGGGAAATCGGGCATAGAGGGACATGTACATGGGCATGGGTGGTTCGGACGCGGAACAACAAGCACAATACCATCCTTGGGGCGTTTCGTCTGCGCTTTTATTCACGAATAATGCTTCTGCTTCCCACGCGCCCCGATCACGGGCACCTGCAAGCTCGCTTGTCTCGGCCGGCGTTTTGTGGTGCGGAGGACGGCGTCCATAGTTGCCGAATGCCAACCTGAGCTATCCTCACGGGTTCTCTGTGCGACACATCCTTGGCAAATGAGTTGGAGTCTAAAAAAATCGGTCGTGGCTGGACACCGCGTTCCCCTCCGATGTCCGGTCATACCAATCGGAGAGCCCCCCGGAGTTGtctccgcggcggcccgcgCTAGCTTACTCGGCATTATGCTAACCGTGGTTCAAGCCGAATAAGGCTTCTTTCGTTTCCAGGGGCCGACCTCGGTGAAGGAGTCTTGGGGGACAGGATCATCGTGGTCTTCGTGGCAGGCCCCCGACAACGCAAAAAGTTGGCATCCAGAGCGTCTGGAGCCTCATCGGCGGGCATCGGCAAGGAGATATGCAAACCAAGGTTTTGACGGACCCGAACACCGTTGCGACAGCCACCATCGTCTAAGGCTGCAGCTGCAACGGAATGGATCGACGGTTTGACTGGCTCAGGCTGCCTGGTGGCGTGTCGTGTCACCCACCATCCGTGGCTTCCAGTCCCGATGCAACAGGGGGTGTCCACGACGCTTGGCTCTCCCTAGCGTGGCCAGCCCCGTCgcagccaccgccgccgccgaaatAGAGCCGCTGTTGAGAGGTCGGAATACTGGGCAGTAGCACCATGGCAAACGCCGGGGTCGTCAGCCGCACTGCAGCCCATCGGGATTGGAGGACTCATGCCGTCGGTAAGGCACATACCTTCGCCCAATATGAGCCCTTCGTTCCCAGTCCTGCAGGCCCATGGAACTCGCAGACATTCCCGATCTGGCCACTACGGAAGCGTGTGTCGATGGCGGGCATAGAGTCTCAGCGGTGTCGACTGGCGGCCAGAAACGACAGCAGCAGACCAAGCTACTGGGCCGAGAGCACTCAAGAACCGACTTCGAGAGGAGACATCACCAGGCCAGTACCACAGATCTTCCACCCACACGCCGGAGACCCCGTCTCCACAGTCGCGCAGGCGAGAAGAGATGCAGCAGCCCCTGTTGATCCATCCACGGGACAGCCGAGCAGCGTACGACTACTTCAGCATCCGGGCGGCGGAAGACCGCGATGAGCGGCCGGTGGGGGAGGCGTCCCGGGGCCGGGACTCTCCCGTGTGGCGGACCGGGAGCCCGCCGAACTACAAACCGACGGCGCTGCGATGGCCCTTCATCAGCACCGTCATAGCACTCCTGCTCGTGGCCATCGTcttggtcgtcgtcgccgagaaGAAGATGCCGGACTCGGACAGCACTGCAGTTTTCGTCGGCATCCACCCAAACGCGTCGCAGCCCTTGCTGTTTGCTCGCGACGTCGTCGCGAACACGTCTGCGTCGACCGTT belongs to Thermothielavioides terrestris NRRL 8126 chromosome 5, complete sequence and includes:
- a CDS encoding 60S ribosomal protein L42, encoding MVNVPKTRKTFCKGRDCGKHTLHKVTQYKAGKASAFAQGKRRYDRKQSGYGGQTKPVFHKKAKTTKKIVLRLECSVCKTKKQLPLKRCKHFELGGDKKTKGAALVF